The Echinicola rosea genome has a segment encoding these proteins:
- a CDS encoding family 20 glycosylhydrolase — protein MIKKINLLWGLLLLCFGSFAQNSGSLNEKFPIIPFPAELEAGQGEFELSASTAIIVKAGKLDLSNEVAFLKELLGAQQLERSSGQEGSIVLAYAEEINHKEGYKLEITPAEIKIAASSNAGFFMGIQTLGQLFPVQLQGALPGKISLSAVRIEDAPKYKWRGMHIDVARHFFSKAYIKKFIDRIARYHFNKLHMHLTDDQGWRLEIKQLPKLTDVGAWRTFNNQDSICWERAKSNPDMKIDPWHIKEVDGKEVYGGFYTQEDMKEIISYAAARHIEVIPEIDMPGHMSAAVRAYPYLTGDQKTDWGELFSSPLNPCQESTYTFAETVLDEVMALFPSKYVHIGADEVDRKFWETAACDQWMENNDITDVDELQSFFVNHMEAYVKAKGKQLIVWDDALAGGISSTAHVMYWRSWVKDAPFKAVENGNEIIMSPVGGGLYFDYAPDKSSLRKVYTVDIVPEGFTAAHAEQVIGGQANIWTEYIPSEARADYMYMPRMTALAERVWSDPNDFEGYSKRLNAHYAWMQQQNINYRLPDLGGIADKNMFVGKGKLDVSSPVDFLTIRYTTDGSAPDQHDPVLDAPLKVKQDTDFKIAAFGPSGNRGDVYEVPFRKTSYLNDVKVKRPQQGVRVSFHMGTFEQTALMDDHTPDAVRDVDTLGIPKDLGKGSFGMEFKGYIRVPKKGIYDFILTSDDGSKLYIGDREVIDNDGFHSTKEVSGQVALKAGYHPFELDFIEAGGGYTLKLEYINEAGIRKSVPESWLVIE, from the coding sequence ATGATAAAAAAAATCAATTTACTATGGGGGCTGTTACTGCTTTGTTTCGGTTCTTTTGCGCAGAATTCAGGCTCTCTTAATGAAAAATTTCCAATAATTCCATTTCCTGCCGAATTGGAAGCAGGGCAAGGGGAATTTGAACTGAGCGCTTCCACTGCGATAATTGTAAAAGCAGGCAAACTCGATTTATCCAATGAGGTGGCCTTTCTCAAAGAACTTTTAGGAGCCCAACAGCTGGAAAGGAGTTCCGGTCAGGAGGGATCAATTGTCTTGGCTTACGCTGAAGAGATCAACCATAAGGAAGGGTATAAGCTGGAAATTACACCAGCAGAGATAAAGATAGCAGCCAGCTCCAATGCAGGCTTTTTTATGGGCATTCAGACCTTGGGCCAGCTTTTTCCTGTACAGTTGCAGGGTGCTTTACCAGGGAAAATATCCCTTTCGGCAGTCAGGATAGAAGATGCTCCAAAGTACAAATGGCGGGGAATGCACATCGATGTGGCCCGGCATTTCTTTAGCAAAGCATACATCAAAAAATTTATCGACAGGATTGCTCGCTATCATTTTAATAAGCTGCACATGCACTTGACGGATGATCAGGGCTGGAGACTAGAGATCAAGCAGCTGCCAAAGCTCACAGACGTGGGTGCTTGGCGGACATTTAACAATCAGGATTCCATTTGCTGGGAACGTGCCAAATCCAATCCGGACATGAAAATTGATCCATGGCATATCAAGGAAGTGGATGGGAAGGAAGTGTATGGCGGTTTTTATACACAAGAAGACATGAAGGAGATCATCAGCTATGCGGCAGCACGGCATATTGAGGTGATCCCGGAGATTGACATGCCAGGCCATATGAGCGCTGCGGTGAGGGCTTATCCTTATCTCACCGGGGATCAGAAGACCGATTGGGGGGAATTGTTCAGTAGTCCACTGAACCCGTGTCAGGAAAGCACCTATACTTTTGCAGAAACGGTGCTGGATGAGGTGATGGCTTTATTCCCGAGTAAATATGTCCATATCGGGGCAGATGAGGTGGACCGGAAATTTTGGGAGACTGCGGCCTGCGATCAATGGATGGAGAATAATGACATAACGGATGTCGATGAGCTTCAAAGCTTCTTCGTCAATCATATGGAAGCTTATGTAAAGGCTAAAGGCAAGCAGCTAATTGTTTGGGATGATGCCCTGGCCGGAGGGATCAGTTCGACTGCCCATGTGATGTATTGGAGGAGTTGGGTGAAAGATGCGCCTTTCAAAGCGGTGGAAAATGGCAATGAAATCATTATGAGCCCTGTAGGAGGAGGCCTCTATTTTGACTATGCGCCAGACAAAAGTTCTCTTCGGAAAGTTTATACGGTGGACATTGTTCCGGAAGGATTTACAGCTGCCCATGCAGAACAGGTGATTGGTGGCCAGGCCAATATTTGGACAGAATATATTCCGTCAGAAGCCCGTGCCGATTATATGTACATGCCAAGAATGACCGCCTTGGCAGAGCGTGTATGGTCTGACCCAAACGATTTTGAAGGCTATTCCAAGCGTTTAAATGCCCATTATGCATGGATGCAGCAGCAAAACATCAATTACCGTTTGCCTGATTTGGGCGGTATTGCCGATAAGAACATGTTTGTTGGAAAAGGAAAACTGGATGTTTCTTCGCCAGTGGATTTCTTGACCATCCGATATACTACAGATGGCTCGGCTCCTGACCAACATGATCCAGTGCTGGATGCTCCGCTAAAGGTAAAGCAGGATACGGATTTTAAGATTGCGGCTTTTGGTCCGTCAGGAAATCGAGGAGATGTATATGAGGTGCCTTTCCGGAAAACCTCTTATTTAAATGATGTCAAGGTGAAACGTCCTCAGCAAGGCGTAAGGGTGTCCTTCCATATGGGGACTTTTGAACAAACAGCCCTGATGGATGACCATACACCTGATGCTGTACGGGATGTGGATACGCTGGGAATTCCCAAGGATCTTGGCAAAGGTTCATTTGGAATGGAGTTTAAAGGTTATATCCGTGTTCCCAAGAAAGGGATTTATGACTTTATCCTAACCAGTGATGATGGCAGCAAACTGTATATCGGAGACCGGGAAGTGATAGACAATGATGGCTTTCATTCCACTAAAGAAGTCAGCGGTCAGGTCGCGTTGAAGGCGGGATACCATCCTTTTGAACTGGACTTTATCGAAGCTGGAGGGGGCTACACCCTTAAGCTTGAGTACATCAATGAAGCAGGAATCAGAAAATCCGTTCCTGAATCCTGGTTGGTAATAGAATAA
- a CDS encoding beta-galactosidase has protein sequence MKNTIIKVLWAMSLLVSFYQLGYAQKSTFEISDGSFHYNGEAVPIYSGEMHYARIPKAYWGHRLKMMKAMGLNTVATYVFWNYHNPSPGVWDFSSGNKDLREFIKTAGEEGMFVILRPGPYACAEWEFGGYPWWLQNEPSLEVRANNQPFLDSADVYIQRLANEVKDLQVTQGGPIVMVQVENEFGSYVSQRTDISNEAHRAYYDAIHQSLMDAGFEVPFFTSDGTWLFEGGAIPGVLPTANGEGNITNLKKAIDQYHDGEGPYMVAEFYPGWLDHWGEEFVRIGKDQIVAQTQKYLENDVNFNFYMVHGGTNFGFTSGANYDDRHDIQPDITSYDYDAPISEAGWATEKYRGIRELMKQYVPYEVPEIPAQIPLITVDGGIELAHSLSLFDLKEHREPVISDEPMTFEALGQGHGYVLYSKRFNQPINGKLKIPGLRDYATVYVNGEFVGTLNRNSNIYELDVNIPFNGRLELLVENMGRINYGAKITENEKGIVSAVTINDYEITGNWEHFKFPLDKMSAESSGSATKGEPTLYFGKFTLNEVGDTFLDMKAWGKGIVFVNGHHLGRYWSIGPQQTLYLPGAWLKAGENEICVFEQLNQSVPSSILTTKVPVLEELK, from the coding sequence ATGAAAAATACAATTATAAAGGTCTTGTGGGCGATGTCCTTACTGGTGTCATTTTACCAGTTGGGATATGCCCAAAAATCCACTTTTGAAATATCAGATGGTTCTTTCCATTATAATGGGGAGGCTGTCCCCATATATTCAGGGGAGATGCATTATGCACGTATTCCGAAGGCGTATTGGGGCCACCGGTTAAAGATGATGAAAGCAATGGGGCTGAACACCGTCGCCACTTACGTGTTTTGGAATTATCATAATCCGTCACCTGGTGTGTGGGATTTTAGTTCTGGGAATAAAGATTTACGCGAATTTATTAAGACCGCAGGTGAAGAGGGAATGTTTGTAATTCTGAGGCCTGGGCCTTATGCTTGTGCCGAATGGGAGTTTGGAGGCTATCCATGGTGGTTGCAGAATGAGCCTTCACTCGAAGTAAGGGCCAATAACCAGCCTTTTCTGGATTCTGCAGACGTTTATATCCAGCGTTTGGCCAATGAGGTGAAGGACCTGCAGGTTACCCAGGGCGGCCCCATTGTGATGGTGCAAGTAGAAAATGAATTTGGTTCCTATGTTTCCCAACGGACAGATATTTCCAACGAAGCACATCGGGCTTACTATGATGCTATTCACCAATCCTTAATGGACGCTGGGTTTGAAGTACCATTTTTCACTTCTGACGGTACTTGGCTTTTTGAGGGAGGGGCGATTCCCGGGGTGTTGCCCACTGCCAATGGGGAGGGGAATATTACAAATCTTAAAAAGGCGATTGATCAATACCATGATGGTGAAGGACCTTATATGGTGGCCGAATTTTACCCTGGATGGTTGGATCATTGGGGAGAGGAGTTTGTGCGAATCGGGAAGGACCAAATTGTGGCGCAAACCCAGAAATACTTGGAAAATGATGTAAACTTTAACTTCTATATGGTGCATGGGGGAACTAATTTTGGTTTTACTTCGGGTGCCAATTATGATGATCGTCACGACATCCAACCCGATATTACCAGTTATGATTATGATGCTCCCATTAGCGAAGCGGGGTGGGCAACAGAGAAGTACCGCGGGATTCGTGAACTAATGAAGCAATATGTGCCCTATGAAGTACCTGAAATACCAGCCCAGATTCCACTGATCACCGTGGACGGTGGTATCGAACTGGCTCACTCATTGTCTTTGTTTGATCTTAAAGAACACCGGGAACCGGTAATTTCGGATGAGCCGATGACCTTCGAAGCGCTCGGGCAAGGTCACGGATATGTGTTGTACAGTAAGCGGTTTAACCAACCCATAAATGGAAAATTGAAAATCCCTGGTTTGCGCGATTACGCTACAGTTTATGTGAACGGGGAATTTGTGGGAACCCTAAACCGCAATTCCAATATTTATGAGTTGGATGTCAATATTCCGTTCAACGGACGTTTGGAATTGCTAGTGGAGAATATGGGACGGATAAATTATGGTGCCAAAATAACCGAGAATGAAAAGGGAATAGTATCGGCGGTTACTATCAATGACTATGAGATCACCGGAAATTGGGAGCATTTTAAGTTCCCGCTGGACAAGATGTCTGCAGAAAGTTCTGGGAGCGCTACAAAAGGTGAACCAACACTTTATTTTGGGAAATTCACCTTGAATGAAGTTGGAGATACCTTTCTGGATATGAAAGCATGGGGAAAGGGGATTGTCTTTGTGAATGGTCATCATTTGGGTCGCTATTGGTCCATAGGGCCGCAGCAGACCTTGTACCTTCCAGGCGCTTGGCTAAAAGCGGGAGAAAACGAAATTTGCGTTTTCGAACAGCTTAACCAAAGTGTTCCTAGCAGTATTTTGACCACCAAAGTACCTGTTCTGGAAGAACTTAAGTAA
- a CDS encoding GH92 family glycosyl hydrolase: protein MGKLNWIVSTILLGLVVSSCKEHSKGDEATAPSPEANLVQYVNPYIGSGGHGHVFVGANVPFGGVQLGPVNLTEGWDWCSGYHYSDSTIIGFAHTHLSGTGIGDLGDVLVMPLVGEVNVAKGKPEKPDTGYFSYFDHENEVVEAGYYAVQLDRYDVYAELTATERAGFHQYTFPESGQSKLLFNLKQGIGWDVSTETHIELINDTTITGYRFSQGWAKDQKLYFAAKLSKPVTSFEVFDENVSREGTSLTGKQVKALLGFATATGEKVQLKVGISPVSVDNALENLQEEIPHWDFEGAVASAREKWNQELNKIQVEMNDEEELIKFYTALYHTMIAPSVFNDVNGDYAGTDGKVRNDTTFTNLTTFSLWDIYRGCSPLYSIFQQDRMEDMVTSMLKIYEQQGKLPVWHLVGNETNTMPGYSAVPIVVDAYLKGIPMDSALAYEAVKASAMRDDLGLDKVKELGYIPADGEVESVSKGLEYALSDWCIAQMAKDLGNKEDVEYFSKRGENYKNYFDPKVGFMRGRLSANEWRKPFSPFTSVHMKGDFTEGNAWQYTWLVPQDVEGLVKLLGGREAFTDKLDSLFFVEGDMGEEASNDITGLIGQYAQGNEPSHHVTYLYGYVDQSYKTAEKVRYILKHLYANDPDGLSGNEDVGQMSAWLVLSSLGFYPVEPAGGKYVWGSPTVDKATIRMDNGKTLHVKVNNNSPENIYIQKVTFNGKPYSKQFLMHEDILIGGELVVEMGSERK, encoded by the coding sequence ATGGGAAAGTTGAATTGGATAGTATCGACAATACTCCTGGGATTGGTGGTGTCGAGCTGTAAGGAGCATTCAAAAGGTGATGAAGCCACTGCACCCTCTCCCGAGGCTAATCTGGTGCAATATGTAAATCCTTATATCGGTTCTGGAGGCCATGGTCACGTTTTTGTCGGGGCCAATGTCCCTTTTGGCGGTGTGCAATTAGGTCCGGTGAACCTGACAGAAGGTTGGGATTGGTGTTCTGGGTATCACTATTCGGATTCGACCATCATTGGTTTTGCCCATACCCACCTGAGCGGGACGGGAATTGGTGATTTGGGAGATGTGCTGGTGATGCCCTTGGTTGGGGAAGTGAATGTCGCCAAAGGAAAGCCCGAAAAACCAGATACAGGCTATTTTTCGTATTTTGACCATGAAAATGAAGTCGTTGAGGCGGGATACTATGCGGTGCAACTGGATCGCTATGATGTATATGCAGAGCTCACCGCGACCGAGCGGGCAGGTTTTCACCAATATACTTTTCCGGAAAGTGGCCAATCCAAGCTGCTTTTTAACCTAAAGCAAGGGATTGGTTGGGATGTTTCCACGGAAACTCACATCGAACTGATCAATGACACGACGATTACGGGCTATCGTTTTTCCCAAGGCTGGGCAAAGGATCAAAAATTATATTTTGCGGCCAAATTGTCCAAGCCAGTGACTTCATTTGAAGTATTTGATGAAAATGTTTCCAGAGAAGGCACTAGCCTTACGGGCAAACAGGTGAAAGCCTTGCTTGGCTTCGCTACGGCAACAGGAGAGAAGGTGCAGTTAAAAGTCGGGATCTCTCCAGTTAGTGTAGATAATGCGTTGGAAAATTTACAGGAAGAAATTCCTCACTGGGATTTTGAAGGAGCCGTGGCTTCGGCCCGGGAAAAATGGAACCAAGAGCTGAACAAGATCCAAGTGGAAATGAATGACGAGGAAGAGCTTATAAAGTTTTACACTGCGCTTTACCATACGATGATCGCCCCATCAGTTTTCAATGATGTCAATGGTGATTATGCCGGAACAGATGGCAAGGTGAGGAACGATACCACATTTACGAACCTAACTACCTTTTCCCTTTGGGATATCTATCGAGGTTGTAGTCCACTTTACAGTATATTCCAGCAGGACAGGATGGAAGATATGGTAACCTCCATGCTGAAAATATATGAGCAGCAGGGCAAGCTGCCGGTTTGGCATTTGGTGGGCAATGAAACCAATACCATGCCTGGTTACAGTGCCGTTCCCATCGTGGTGGATGCTTACCTAAAAGGAATTCCGATGGATAGTGCACTGGCCTATGAAGCGGTGAAAGCGTCTGCCATGCGCGATGATCTTGGACTGGACAAGGTAAAGGAACTCGGTTATATTCCAGCAGACGGGGAGGTGGAAAGTGTCTCCAAAGGCTTGGAATATGCCTTGTCGGATTGGTGCATAGCACAAATGGCAAAGGATTTGGGCAATAAGGAAGACGTTGAATATTTCTCCAAACGTGGAGAGAATTACAAGAACTATTTCGATCCTAAAGTGGGCTTTATGCGGGGCAGGCTGTCTGCAAATGAGTGGAGGAAACCCTTCAGTCCGTTTACCTCTGTCCATATGAAGGGGGACTTTACAGAAGGAAATGCTTGGCAATACACTTGGTTGGTACCACAGGATGTGGAAGGATTGGTGAAGCTTTTGGGCGGTAGAGAAGCATTTACGGATAAATTGGACTCACTCTTTTTCGTGGAGGGAGACATGGGGGAGGAAGCTTCAAATGATATCACTGGGCTAATTGGGCAGTATGCTCAAGGAAACGAGCCAAGCCATCATGTTACCTATTTGTACGGCTATGTGGACCAATCGTATAAGACAGCTGAGAAGGTGCGGTACATCCTCAAGCATCTCTATGCCAACGATCCAGACGGACTGAGCGGAAATGAAGATGTCGGCCAAATGTCCGCTTGGTTGGTATTGTCTTCTTTAGGTTTTTACCCCGTGGAGCCTGCAGGAGGGAAGTATGTATGGGGGAGTCCTACAGTGGATAAAGCCACCATAAGAATGGACAATGGGAAGACCTTGCACGTTAAGGTGAATAATAATAGCCCTGAGAATATTTATATCCAGAAGGTCACTTTTAATGGAAAACCATACAGTAAGCAATTTTTAATGCACGAGGATATCCTGATAGGTGGTGAATTGGTGGTGGAAATGGGCAGTGAAAGGAAGTAA